TTCCGCTCCTGACCCGCGCGACATAAATATAAATCTCCTATAATCTTTTTTACTGCCTCTATTTCTTCCTTCAGCAATATTAGAAGGTATAGAAACTGCCGAACGTCGCATCTGTGAAGTTAAGCCATATACTTCAGTTTTAGGAAAACTGCTTGTAATATTATACACTTCCTCCACTAAGTCCATAGCTTTCTGCCAAACAATTAAATCTTTGTATGAATTTATCATAATGTGTAACACCTAAAAGCTAACACCTAATACCTAACACCTAAAGCGTAGCGTAAAAATTAAATTCTCTCTCATTTATTTCATATACCATATCAAAGCGTAATCCAAGCCCTAAAAACTCCTCTTCCGTCGTTATCCAGCTTTTTTCACCTGTTGCAGAAACAATGTAAACGCGCCGGTCTCCTGTGTATCTTATAACCGAAACATCTTCATACTCATCCAAAACTCCTCTGTCCACAACCAGGACATTGTCCCAGCTTAAGTGTCCATACATGTCTATTATCTGCGGAGCCTGTACCCATCGCTTATAACTGTTTCCCTCAGGTGTATTTTTTATAATGTACACCCTGTCATTTCCCTCTTCCCGTACTAAAGCCCCGTCAGGAAAAAAAACAGGGGCGCTCTCGGTTGCAACCATGCTCTTTGTCGCATCCAGTGGCACAGTTTCTGTAATTTCCGCTGTTATAGAATAATTTACAAGCGGCGTATTTCCCAAAAAATTCTGGAGCACAGGCATAAGCACTACCTCACCGTATTTGTAGCCAAAATCCTCAAGATAAAACTTTCCCGAGTTTCCCGACAGCTCCATATAAAAGATCTGCGGCGGTCCGCTGTATGGATAAACAGCGTAAGGTACTGTAAATAAACTGCCCTGCGGCTTGTTAAATGTAAGTACAAAAACATGGTCGTCGGGCTGCTCCACGACTGCCTCGCGCGAATAACTCTTCCAGTTTCCCTGCCAGGGAAATGTTGTATCAGACTGCGATATTATCTTTCCGCCCTCTTTTGCGCCCTCAAAAGTTATATGCAGATTGTTGTAATTTAAATTAGGGTTTCTGTAACAGTAAGCATTAACAGGCGAAACAGTACAGTTGTTAACAAGGCTAGCAATTACCCAGTTGTTAAACACATCCTGAAATTTTTTATCTGCTCCAACGCTTTCAAGCGCGTCGTTTATTCCTAAAATCCCGCTGTTGTCGCTTTTTATTAAAGCGGTAAAAAAATCGTCTCCGTATCGTCCATAAAGATAGTGCCCCAACATGCTTACAACGCCATAATCTGCCTGGTCATTGTTCCAGCGCGTCATGTCGTCGGAAGGATTGCCCAAAAAAGTCCTGACACGGCTTTGCAGGTTGCTTCCCTGGTACGTATCGTTAAGACCCGCTATTGTGGGCGCAACCTCGCTCATCATCTCATTTACCCACAGCTCTTCACGCACATTGAGCAGACGGTTTTTTTGGTTGTAGTGTATAAGATGCTGCAATTCATGTGCCAAAAAACTCTTAAGATAAAGCGGATTACCTAAAAAATCGCTGTTTAAATAGAGTATTTCACGCTCATTGGAAGTTGGCGCTTGCGTCCTTTTTATCTCATCTTCCTCGCGAAAATATCCGCCT
This DNA window, taken from Candidatus Spechtbacterales bacterium, encodes the following:
- a CDS encoding four helix bundle protein codes for the protein MINSYKDLIVWQKAMDLVEEVYNITSSFPKTEVYGLTSQMRRSAVSIPSNIAEGRNRGSKKDYRRFIFMSRGSGAELQTQIEIAKRLNFKDVNYTKVEDLLEEVMKMLNKMGTNLS